The Drechmeria coniospora strain ARSEF 6962 chromosome 02, whole genome shotgun sequence genome has a segment encoding these proteins:
- a CDS encoding hexokinase, translated as MVGLGPRPQPARKGSKADIPKDLLEQVKRLEDLFTVDKNKLKEITDHFVSELAKGLSVEGGSIPMNPTWVMSFPDGHETGTFLALDMGGTNLRVCQITLTDRKSEFDIIQSKYRMPEELKTGNSDELWEYIADCLYQFVETHHGDCANIETLPLGFTFSYPATQDHIDAGILQRWTKGFDIAGVEGENVVPMFEAALAKRGVPIKLTALINDTTGTLIASAYTDTKMKIGCIFGTGCNAAYMEDCGSIPKLSHMNLPADTPMAINCEWGAFDNEHKVLPRTEFDKAIDRDSPRPGQQAFEKMIAGLYLGEIFRLVMVDLHDNKDVHIFEGQDISHLRKAYTLDSSFLSAIEEDPFENLQETSDLFSSKLSISCTRPELELIRRLAELIGTRAARLSACGVAAICKKKGYKSCHVGADGSVFNKYPHFKARGAQALREILDWPERTNTNEEDPIEILAAEDGSGVGAALIAALTLKRVKAGNMAGILHPENFK; from the exons ATGGTTGGTCTGGGACCTCGCCCACAGCCAGCTAGGAAGG GGTCTAAGGCGGACATCCCCAAGGATCTCCTCGAGCAGGTGAAGAGGCTAGAGGACCTCTTTACTGTCGACAAGAACAAGCTCAAGGAAATTACCGACCACTTCGTCTCGGAACTGGCCAAGG GCTTGAGTGTGGAAGGCGGCAGTATC CCCATGAACCCTACCTGGGTCATGTCGTTTCCTGATGGCCATGAGACGGGAACCTTCCTTGCCCTCGACATGGGCGGCACCAACCTGCGAGTCTGTCAAATCACCTTGACGGACCGAAAATCCGAGTTCGACATCATCCAGTCCAAGTACCGCATGCCCGAGGAGCTCAAAACTGGCAACAGCGATGAGCTCTGGGAGTACATTGCCGACTGCCTGTACCAGTTTGTCGAGACTCACCACGGTGACTGTGCAAACATCGAAACCCTACCGCTGGGGTTCACCTTTTCCTACCCAGCCACCCAGGACCACATCGATGCTGGAATTCTTCAGCGATGGACCAAAGGATTTGACATTGCGGGCGTTGAGGGCGAGAACGTTGTACCCATGTTTGAGGCTGCTCTCGCGAAGCGT GGGGTTCCTATTAAGTTGACAGCTTTGATTAACGACACTACCGGAACCTTGATTGCCTCCGCATACACCGACACCAAGATGAAGATTGGTTGCATTTTTGGAACCGGCTGCAACGCGGCTTACATGGAAGATTGTGGCTCCATCCCAAAGCTTTCTCACATGAACCTCCCTGCCGACACTCCCATGGCCATCAACTGCGAATGGGGCGCCTTTGACAACGAGCACAAGGTTCTTCCCAGGACCGAGTTTGACAAGGCCATCGACCGCGACTCTCCTCGCCCTGGTCAGCAGGCCTTCGAGAAGATGATTGCCGGTCTCTATCTGGGCGAGATTTTCCGGCTTGTCATGGTGGACCTTCACGACAACAAAGACGTGCACATTTTCGAGGGCCAGGACATATCTCATTTGCGCAAAGCGTACACGCTGGACTCTTCATTCCTGTCCGCCATCGAGGA GGATCCGTTTGAGAATCTCCAAGAGACGTCTGACCTTTTCTCGTCCAAATTGAGCATTTCTTGCACGCGGCCTGAGCTGGAGCTCATTCGACGCCTTGCTGAGCTCATTGGCACCCGTGCTGCCCGTCTGTCCGCCTGCGGTGTCGCCGCCATCTGCAAGAAGAAGGGCTACAAGTCTTGCCACGTCGGCGCTGACGGCTCCGTCTTCAACAAGTACCCTCACTTCAAGGCTCGAGGCGCACAGGCCCTCCGCGAGATTCTTGACTGGCCCGAGAGGACCAACACCAACGAAGAGGATCCCATCGAAATCCTTGCCGCGGAAGACGGtagcggcgtcggcgccgcgctCATTGCCGCGCTGACTCTGAAGAGAGTCAAGGCTGGGAATATGGCGGGTATACTGCATCCTGAGAATTTCAAGTAA
- a CDS encoding APAF1-interacting protein yields MASADSAEQLVCSTDPEHPANLIPSLCAKFWTLGWVTGTGGGCSIKDDDLVYIAPSGVQKELIKNTDIYVLSLAAQEPPYKHRTYLRSPPRHKPSQCTPLFLAAFTRRRAGCCIHTHSQWAVLVTLLLEQDRRGAGSNVFEINNMEQIKGFGRGLGRQGNLGYHDTLRIPVIENTPHEEDLTEFLEAAMDEYPDTYAVLVRRHGVYVWGDDVHKAKTQCESLDYLFQLAVEMKKLGIPWISNVPRVAPERP; encoded by the exons atggcgtcTGCGGATTccgccgagcagctcgtctGCTCGACCGACCCCGAGCACCCGGCCAACCTCATACCCTCTCTGTGTGCCAAGTTCTGGACCCTCGGCTGGgtcaccggcaccggcggcggctgctccATCAAGGACGA CGACCTCGTCTACATCGCCCCCTCGGGCGTCCAGAAGGAGCTCATCAAGAACACCGACATCTACGTCCTTTCCCTGGCCGCCCAGGAACCCCCCTACAAGCACCGCACATATCTTCGCTCCCCGCCCCGTCACAAGCCGTCCCAGTGCACgcccctcttcctcgccgccttcacgcgccgccgcgccggctGCTGCATCCACACCCACTCGCAGTGGGCCGTGCTCGTCAccctgctcctcgagcaggaTCGGCGGGGCGCCGGAAGCAACGTCTTCGAGATCAACAACATGGAGCAGATCAAGGGTTTCGGCCGAGGCCTAGGCCGGCAGGGCAACCTCGGATACCATGACACCCTCCGCATCCCCGTCATCGAGAACACGCCGCACGAGGAGGACCTGACCGAATTCCTCGAGGCTGCCATGGACGAGTATCCGGACACGTACGCCGTGCTGGTGAGGAGGCACGGCGTCTACGTCTggggcgacgacgtccaCAAGGCCAAAACCCAATGCGAGAG CCTCGACTATCTCTTCcagctggccgtcgagatgaAGAAGCTCGGCATTCCCTGGATCAGCAACGTCCCCCGTGTCGCGCCAGAGCGACCCTAG
- a CDS encoding sphingolipid long chain base-responsive protein LSP1, whose product MANSPPAYRNRPLSIRSGGKSKGASSSSAGRTSFSLSSLRGQIQPELSRKLFRLIKSENSLITAHETAGRERLSIAQQLSEWGEQTGDDAISDVSDKVGVILSEVGELEDTYAHALDESRGRLKTIRNTEKSVQPSRDGKAKIADEIGKLRLKEPESARLVVLEQELVRAEAENLVAEAQLTNVTRQKLKEAYEAEFAATIERAEKQIILAKHGRRLLALLDDTPVVPGDERQPYLHCQQARQVLNDCEDDLRDWQPDQETYQEFLADQMIAANAAGSLDKSNYEGLEKQQETSRVSGVHPVEGESNQSAEIGA is encoded by the exons ATGGCCAACTCGCCGCCTGCATACAGGAATCGTCCCCTCTCGATCCGTTCGGGTGGCAAGTCCAAGGGCGCCAGctccagctcggccggcAGAACGAGCTTCTCCCTCAGCTCGCTCCGCGGCCAGATTCAGCCAGAGCTCTCGCGCAAGCTCTTCCGGCTCATCAAATCGGAGAACAGCCTCATCACGGCACACGAGACAGCCGGTAGAGAGCGGCTCTCCATCGCGCAGCAGCTCTCGGAGTGGGGAGAGCAaacgggcgacgacgccatcaGCGACGTCTCGGATAAGGTGGGCGTCATCCTGAGCGAGGTGGGCGAGCTGGAGGACACATACGCGCACGCTCTCGACGAGTCGCGCGGTCGCCTCAAGACGATCCGCAATACGGAAAAGAGCGTTCAGCCGAGCCGCGACGGCAAGGCCAAGATTGCCGACGAAATCGGAAAGCTCAGGTTGAAGGAGCCCGAGAGCGCGCGGCTCGTCGTCTTGGAGCAGGAGCTTGTTCGAGCCGAGGCTGAGaatctcgtcgccgaggcgcaGCTGACCAATGTG ACGCGCCAGAAGCTCAAGGAAGCGTACGAAGCCGAGTTTGCCGCCACAATTGAGCGTGCGGAGAAGCAGATTATCCTAGCCAAGCACGGTCGCCGGCTTCTGGCCCTTCTGGACGACACACCCGTCGTGCCAGGCGATGAACGCCAGCCATATCTGCATTGCCAGCAGGCTCGCCAGGTGCTCAACGATTGCGAGGACGACCTCCGGGATTGGCAGCCCGATCAGGAGACGTACCAGGAGTTCCTCGCCGACCAGATGATTGCTGCGAATGCAGCCGGCTCCTTGGACAAGAGCAATTATGAGGGCTTGGAGAAGCAGCAGGAAACGTCTCGAGTCTCGGGGGTGCACCCTGTTGAGGGCGAGTCCAATCAATCTGCCGAGATCGGAGCGTAA
- a CDS encoding Sec20 domain protein, protein MSLQGLQERLAALQETTAQLRALVDRLATLKFQPGSVPLGIEEENSPSGELSAEIGLLLRSGLEEQELLREEIKYAKPEGHDKARLTEGAERLGNELSSYRVAFRKARLASRKRLEDAQRQERELLIRSLSGSASDAASPLPGHDESPTPAVHRLRRHNQQQQQSNLSSEDQHTVSVSSNVTTALRRTHDLIAAELYRSEYAHQTLKESSDALKQLNESYLSLDSMLANSKDLLGTLLRSQKSDTWYLQTAMYMLMVTAAWLIFRRILYGPLWWLAWLPLRIMFGVGTRAGSAVMQGGSSGRVGEVDVGERPEVLVEGLPNEDLPTMQVAQATDSARGDGDPDSMTEQVGNGVDEANEASTPQPVDGESDSHEAPRNTKKRMWEEKETENTGEGDQVRDEL, encoded by the exons ATGTCTCTTCAAGGCCTGCAGGAGCGCTTGGCAGCTTTGCAGGAGACGACAGCACAACTTCGGGCTCTCGTCGACCGTCTCGCCACTCTCAAATTCCAGCCCGGCTCGGTGCCGCTGGGAATTGAGGAAGAGAACAGTCCGAGTGGCGAGCTCAGTGCGGAGATTGGCTTACTGCTGAGGAGTGGGTTGGAAGAGCAGGAGCTTCTGCGCGAGGAGATCAAATATGCCAAGCCCGAGGGCCACGACAAGGCGAGATTGACCGAAGGCGCCGAGAGACTCGGCAATGAGCTGTCCAG CTACCGAGTGGCCTTCCGAAAAGCACGACTAGCCTCGAGAAAGAGATTGGAGGATGCCCAGCGGCAGGAACGGGAACTCCTCATCAGATCGCTGTCCGGTTCCGCATCCGACGCGGCGTCCCCTTTGCCGGGCCATGACGAGTCGCCCACGCCGGCAGTGCACCGTTTGCGACGGCAcaatcagcagcagcagcaatcGAATCTCTCCAGCGAGGACCAGCACACGGTCAGCGTCAGCAGCAACGTGACGACGGCTCTCCGCCGCACGCACGATCTCATAGCGGCCGAGCTGTACCGCAGCGAGTACGCGCACCAGACGTTGAAGGAGTCTTCGGATGCGCTGAAGCAGCTGAACGAGTCGTACCTGTCCCTCGACTCCATGCTCGCAAACTCGAAAGACCTGCTGGGCACGCTGCTGCGATCGCAAAAGAGCGACACTTGGTACCTGCAAACGGCCATGTACATGCTCATGGTGACGGCGGCTTGGCTCATCTTTCGGAGGATACTGTACGGGCCGCTCTGGTGGCTTGCCTGGCTTCCGCTGCGCATCATGTTTGGCGTCGGCACCCGGGCAGGAAGCGCCGTCATGCAAGGAGGTAGCTCCGGGCGGGTCGGAGAGGTGGACGTCGGAGAGCGACCCGAGGTTCTCGTCGAGGGTTTGCCAAACGAAGATCTCCCGACGATGCAAGTGGCACAAGCCACCGACTCGGCTCGCGGAGACGGTGACCCGGACTCCATGACGGAGCAGGTCGGGAACGGCGTGGATGAGGCAAACGAGGCGAGCACGCCGCAGCCCGTCGATGGCGAGTCCGACTCTCACGAGGCGCCGAGGAATACGAAAAAGCGGATgtgggaggagaaggagaccGAAAACACGGGAGAAGGCGATCAGGTTCGAGACGAGCTGTGA
- a CDS encoding Inorganic pyrophosphatase, whose protein sequence is MSLQATFAYSQTQQRLRCLFPLSGRANHLFVNSHPARGPASTPTVSAAYGRCHRRQIGRRRPMHRCGGSRTSALRAAAAAATTGFHMGLRAPPPPSYSHHITALCSSPSSRIPSQRTAQIARHLSTSSASSGQTRQPQSSFAPSTLNAMASQYNLRKVGAPNTLEHRVYIEKDGVAVSPFHDIPLYANQEQTILNMVVEIPRWTNAKLEISKEEVLNPIKQDIKKGKLRYVRNCFPHKGYLWNYGAFPQTWEDPNSIHPETKAKGDNDPLDVCEIGELVGYTGQVKQVKVLGVMALLDEEETDWKVIVIDVNDPLAAKLNDIEDVERHLPGLLRATNEWFRIYKIPDGKPENQFAFTGECKNKSYAMDVVRECAEAWDRLMTGKAPAGEVSTANVSVANSTNRLAPNELPALPPNQELPPAKIDSSIDKWFFISGASA, encoded by the exons ATGTCCCTCCAGGCCACGTTTGCGTACAGCCAGACCCAGCAACGTCTGCGGTGCCTTTTCCCATTATCCGGCCGGGCCAATCACCTTTTCGTCAACTCGCACCCGGCGCGGGGCCCTGCAtcaacgccgacggtgagcgCTGCCTACGGTCGCTGCCACCGCCGTCAGattggtcgtcgtcgccccaTGCATCGTTGCGGCGGCAGCAGAACCAGTGCCCTGAgagctgctgcggctgcggcaaCGACGGGGTTCCATATGGGTCTACGTGCCCCGCCCCCTCCATCCTACTCCCACCACATCACCGCCCTCTGTTCCTCCCCGTCCTCCCGCATCCCGTCCCAAAGAACGGCGCAAATTGCTCGTCACCTCTCGACTTCATCCGCGTCGTCCGGACAGACCCGTCAACCGCAATCTTCGTTTGCACCCTCGACCCTGAACGCAATGGCCTCTCAGTATAACCTCCGCAAGGTGGGGGCTCCCAACACCCTCGAGCACCGCGTTTACATCGAGAAggatggcgtcgccgtctcccCCTTCCACGACATCCCTCTCTACGCCAACCAGGAGCAGACCATCCTGAACATGGTTGTCGAGATTCCCCGATGGACCAATGCCAAGCTCGAG ATTTCCAAGGAAGAGGTCCTGAACCCCATCAAGCAGGATATCAAAAAGGGCAAGCTCCGTTATGTCCGCAACTGCTTCCCCCACAAGGGCTATCTGTGGAACTACGGCGCCTTCCCCCAG ACCTGGGAGGATCCCAACTCCATCCATCCCGagaccaaggccaagggTGACAACGACCCGCTTGACGTCTGCGAgatcggcgagctcgtcggatACACTGGTCAGGTGAAGCAGGTCAAGGTGCTCGGAGTCATggctctcctcgacgaggaagagacTGACTGGAAagtcatcgtcatcgacgtcAACGACCCCCTTGCCGCCAAGCTCAACGACATCGAGGATGTCGAGCGCCATCTGCCCGGTCTTTTGCGTGCCACCAACGAATGGTTCCGCATTTACAAGATTCCCGACGGCAAGCCCGAGAACCAGTTCGCCTTTACTGGAGAGTGCAAGAACAAGAG CTATGCCATGGACGTTGTCCGCGAGTGCGCCGAGGCATGGGACCGCCTCATGACTGGAAAAGCCCCCGCAGGCGAGGTTTCCAC TGCCAACGTCTCCGTCGCCAACTCGACGAACCGCCTTGCCCCCAACGAGTTGCCCGCGCTCCCTCCCAACCAGGAACTCCCCCCCGCCAAGATTGATAGCTCCATCGACAAGTGGTTCTTCATCAGCGGTGCTTCCGCCTAA
- a CDS encoding calreticulin, whose product MRFNAPAMAVSAAVLAGTAYAQAGDAPLDHIKEAPVMPPLPKFTPTKLKAPFLEQFTKGWEKRWKPSHAKKDMAGSTTETEEWAYVGEWAVEEPVVYKGMEGDEGLVVKNPAAHHAISAKFPEKIIPKGKTLVIQYEVKLQNGLECGGAYMKLLRDNEALHQEEFANTTPYVIMFGPDKCGHNNKVHFIFNHKNPLSGQYEEKHLTAPPIAKTTLKTTELYTLIVHPNNTFVMKNNGEQLVTGSLLKDFTPSVNPPEEIDDPRESKPADWVDEARIADPDAVKPADWDEEAPFEIVDEAATIPDDWLENEPLNVPDPEAQKPEDWDDEEDGDWIPPTVANPKCGEAAGCGPWTKPMKPNPDYKGAWSAPFIDNPAYKGAWEPSKIKNPAFFQDLSPADFEPMGAIGFEIWTMQNNILFDNIYIGHSVADAEKLAAETFKVKLPNEKAASEVDTLNPDDDDDDLPKAPTDLHFLDDPVLYIKEKLDLFITIAKQDPVEAVKFVPEAAGGIAAVVVTLIALLVSLLGLGSSSSPAKKAAGDAKEKEKEQEKDVKDKAKETTDKAKEATDKAASSAATGAEKAKGEVSKRTTRSQS is encoded by the exons ATGAGGTTCAACGCTCCTGCGATGGCCGTttcggccgccgtcctggccggcACCGCCTACGCCCAAGCTGGGGACGCACCTCTTGATCACATCAAGGAGGCGCCCGTCATGCCCCCGCTGCCGAAATTCACG CCCACCAAGTTAAAGGCTCCCTTCCTCGAGCAGTTCACCAAAGGCTGGGAGAAGCGATGGAAGCCCTCGCACGCGAAGAAGGACATGGCCGGCTCCACCACGGAGACAGAGGAGTGGGCGTACGTCGGCGAgtgggccgtcgaggagcccgTCGTGTACAAGGGCATGGAGGGTGACGAAGGCCTCGTCGTCAAGAACCCGGCCGCCCACCacgccatctcggccaagTTCCCCGAGAAGATCATCCCCAAGGGCAAGACGCTGGTGATCCAGTACGAGGTCAAGCTTCAGA ACGGTCTCGAGTGCGGCGGTGCCTACATGAAACTGCTCCGTGACAACGAGGCCCTCCATCAGGAGGAGTTCGCCAACACGACGCCGTACGTCATCATGTTCGGCCCTGACAAGTGCGGCCACAACAACAAGGTGCACTTCATCTTCAACCACAAGAACCCCTTGTCGGGCCAGTACGAGGAGAAGCACCTGACGGCACCTCCCATTGCCAAGACGACTCTCAAGACGACGGAGCTCTACACTCTCATCGTGCACCCCAACAACACGTTCGTCATGAAGAACAACGGTGAGCAACTCGTCACGGGCTCTCTCCTCAAGGACTTCACTCCCTCCGTCAACCCACCCGAGGAGATTGATGATCCCAGGGAGAGCAAGCCTGCCGACTGGGTTGACGAGGCCCGCATTGCCGATCCCGATGCTGTCAAGCCTGCCGACTGGGACGAGGAGGCTCCGTTCGAGattgtcgacgaggcggcgacgattcCCGACGACTGGCTCGAGAACGAGCCCCTGAACGTTCCCGATCCCGAGGCGCAGAAGCCCGAGGATTGGGATGACGAAGAGGACGGTGATTGGATtccgccgacggtggcgaaCCCGAAGTGTGGTGAGGCTGCTGGCTGTGGCCCCTGGACCAAGCCCATGAAGCCCAACCCCGACTACAAAGGCGCCTGGAGTGCCCCTTTCATCGACAACCCGGCCTACAAGGGAGCCTGGGAACCCAGCAAGATCAAGAACCCTGCTTTCTTCCAGGACTTAAGCCCTGCCGACTTTGAACCCATGGGCGCT ATTGGCTTCGAGATCTGGACCATGCAGAACAACATTCTCTTCGACAACATTTACATCGGTCACTcggtcgccgatgccgagaagctggcggccgagacgttcAAGGTCAAGCTGCCCAACGAGAAGGCCGCTTCCGAGGTCGACACGCTCAACccggatgatgatgatgacgacttGCCCAAGGCCCCCACGGACCTCcacttcctcgacgacccCGTTCTCTACATCAAGGAGAAGCTTGATCTTTTCATCACCATTGCCAAGCAGGACCccgtcgaagccgtcaaGTTTGTCCCCGAAGCTGCCGGCGGcattgccgccgtcgtcgtcaccctcaTTGCCCTCCTCGTCAGCCTTCTGGGTCTCGGCAGCTCCTCTTCACCTGCCAAgaaggccgccggcgacgccaaggagaaggagaaggagcaggagaaggatgtcaaggacaaggccaaggagacgacggacaaggccaaggaagCCACGGATAAGGctgcttcctcggccgcaacGGGCGCCGAGAAGGCCAAGGGCGAGGTCAGCAAGCGCACGACCCGCAGTCAGTCGTAG
- a CDS encoding 54S ribosomal protein L44, mitochondrial, whose product MITKFMTEVTAKFNPFSACAKPARLFLTYLPPNARSNGMTIHTTLLPRNSTEPSSVKIKFKDGKEMDFNCEKINVKGLVEEADRHSRQLQKAADLAD is encoded by the exons ATGATCACCAAGTTCATGACCGAAGTCACAGCCAAGTTCAATCCCTTCTCGGCCTGCGCCAAACCGGCGCGTCTCTTCCTGACCTATCTGCCTCCCAACGCCCGATCCAATGGCATGACCATCCACACTACTCTGCTACCCCGAAACTCGACCGAGCCGAGCTCCGTCAAGATCAAATTCA AGGACGGAAAGGAAATGGACTTCAACTGCGAGAAGATCAATGTcaagggcctcgtcgaggaagccgaccGACACTCCCGACAACTGCAGAAAGCGGCGGACCTTGCGGATTAA
- a CDS encoding oligosaccharyltransferase alpha subunit — protein MKPLSVASAIFGLLATSATVSASLSTSSKIQLPSDFLPPQVLKNANLVHIISLKKNYVKEQVNVLVENVSNEPQDEYYLPFTADQMSRVGGFEVNDRKDDNAGPFVVEEVEYDPSSDMQYYRIQLPAPLKPGSQQTLGISFYYLKAYTPLPASISQNDVQFLVYDFSLIASSAYPTTKQKTEVKAPSSNIPDYTAITGEKASEKFPVVQGSKLIYGPFTEKSPGDVFPAQVRVEFSKPVTHVSNLERDIEVSHWGGNVAFEERYTMYHRGANLSKPFNRVDWAQARHAGTPTSALQDIRVPLQVGSIDPYFTDVIGNVSTSRFRSNKREALLELQTRYPIYGGWKYPFTIGWNSNAASLVRRTPSGGYVLKVPFLEGPRQVEGVEYERINIRVLLPEGATNVKAFTGVPESAITEYSVGVHKTFLDTVGRTSVTIKARNLVDEFRDRDIIITYNTTLFGTLRKPAVVFTSMLAVCFAAWAVGQVKLGFS, from the exons ATGAAGCCCTTGTCAGTCGCATCGGCGATCTTCGGCCTCTTGGCAACCTCTGCAACTGTCAGCGCATCTCTATCCACCTCTTCCAAGATCCAACTCCCCAGCGATTTCCTGCCGCCCCAAGTCTTGAAGAACGCCAATCTCGTCCACATCATCTCGCTCAAGAAGAACTACGTGAAAGAGCAGGTCAATGTCCTCGTTGAGAATGTCTCCAACGAGCCTCAAGATGAATACTACCTGCCTTTCACCGCGGACCAGATGTCGAGGGTTGGCGGTTTCGAGGTGAACGACCGCAAGGATGACAACGCCGGTCCCTTCGTGGTTGAGGAAGTTGAGTACGACCCAAGCAG TGACATGCAATACTACCGCATTCAGCTGCCTGCTCCCCTCAAGCCTGGCAGCCAACAGACGCTCGGCATCTCCTTCTACTACCTGAAAGCGTACACGCCTCTGCCCGCCTCCATTTCTCAGAATGACGTTCAGTTCCTCGTCTACGACTTCTCCCTcatcgcctcgtccgcctaCCCCACGACGAAGCAAAAGACCGAAGTCaaggcgccgtcgtcaaacATTCCAGATTACACGGCGATCACGGGCGAGAAAGCGTCGGAAAAGTTCCCTGTTGTGCAGGGCTCCAAGCTTATTTATGGCCCTTTTACCGAGAAATCCCCCGGTGACGTCTTTCCCGCGCAAGTTCGAGTCGAATTCAGCAAGCCGGTCACGCACGTCTCGAACCTCGAGCGCGATATCGAAGTGAGCCACTGGGGAGGCAACGTCGCGTTTGAGGAGAGATACACGATGTACCATCGAGGTGCGAACCTGTCGAAACCCTTTAACCGTGTTGATTGGGCCCAAGCCAGGCATGCTGGGACCCCCACCTCGGCGTTGCAGGATATTCGCGTCCCGCTCCAGGTGGGAAGCATCGATCCCTACTTTACCGACGTCATTGGCAACGTGTCGACTTCCAGATTTAGGAGCAACAAGCGCGAGGCATTGCTTGAGCTCCAGACGCGATACCCCATTTATGGTGGTTGGAAATATCCCTTCACCATCGGGTGGAACTCCAACGCAGCCAGCTTGGTGCGCAGGACGCCTTCCGGCGGCTACGTCCTAAAGGTCCCGTTTCTCGAGGGGCCCAGACAGGTCGAGGGTGTCGAGTATGAGCGCATCAACATTCGTGTGCTGCTGCCAGAGGGGGCCAC GAACGTCAAGGCATTCACGGGCGTACCGGAATCGGCCATCACCGAGTACTCGGTTGGTGTCCATAAAACCTTCTTGGACACGGTTGGTCGAACATCGGTGACCATCAAGGCGCGAAACCTGGTCGATGAGTTTCGGGATCGCGACATCATCATCACATACAATACCACGCTCTTTGGAACGCTGCGCAAACCTGCCGTCGTCTTTACCAGCATGTTGGCCGTGTGCTTTGCCGCCTGGGCAGTCGGCCAAGTGAAGCTAGGATTCTCCTAG